A genomic window from Maylandia zebra isolate NMK-2024a linkage group LG20, Mzebra_GT3a, whole genome shotgun sequence includes:
- the krt5 gene encoding keratin, type II cytoskeletal 5: MSSTRMSTKVVRSSYSGGGQAGGGGSFRMGGGGGGGGRQSFSSRSVNLGGPMIMSSSTSMLRSGMASGGGGGGGGGGFSSYSFASGGGSGLSLGGGGFGAGGFGGGGGGGGGFGAGGFGGGGPGGFGSVPLITQVQVNQSLLAPYNLEIDPNIQTVRTQEKEQIKTLNNRFASFIDKVRFLEQQNKMLETKWSLLQEQTTTRSNIDAMFEAYIANLRRQLDGLGNEKMKLESELKNMQGLVEDFKNKYEDEINKRAGVENEFVLLKKDVDGAYMNKIELEAKVDALQDEINFLRAIYEAELAELQGQIKDTSVIVEMDNSRSLDMDSIVAEVKAQYEDIANNSRAEAEKWYQSKFQEMQANANQAGDDLRNTKSEIAELNRMISRLQNEIEAVKGQRANLEAQIAEAEERGELAVKDAKVRIKDLEEALQRAKQDMARQVREYQELMNVKLALDIEIATYRKLLEGEESRIASGGGNATIHVQSTSTSFGGGRSGGGGGGGGGFGGGFGGGFGGGMGGGGGGGFGGGMGGGGMGYGGGISVGGFGSGSTSSISKTRVSSSYSSRR; this comes from the exons ATGTCGTCGACCAGAATGTCCACAAAAGTTGTGCGGAGCAGCTATAGTGGAGGTGGACaagctggtggtggtggtagttTCCGtatgggaggaggaggaggaggaggaggaagacaaaGTTTTTCCTCAAGATCTGTCAATCTAGGGGGGCCAATGATAATGTCATCATCAACCTCAATGCTCAGATCAGGCATGGCTagcggtggtggtggtggtggtggtggtggtggtttcAGTAGTTATTCTTTTGCCTCTGGTGGTGGCAGTGGTCTTAGTTTGGGTGGTGGTGGTTTTGGTGCGGGCGGTttcggtggtggtggtggcggcGGCGGCGGTTTCGGTGCAGGCGGTTTCGGTGGTGGTGGTCCAGGAGGTTTTGGATCAGTGCCTCTGATCACGCAAGTCCAAGTAAACCAGAGCTTACTGGCCCCCTATAACCTTGAGATCGACCCCAACATCCAGACTGTCCGCACCCAGGAGAAAGAGCAAATCAAGACTCTCAACAACCGCTTTGCTTCCTTCATTGACAAG GTCCGCTTCCTGGAGCAGCAAAACAAAATGCTGGAGACCAAGTGGAGCCTGCTGCAGGAGCAGACCACCACCCGCTCCAACATCGATGCCATGTTTGAAGCTTACATTGCCAACCTGCGCAGACAGCTGGACGGGCTGGGCAATGAGAAGATGAAGCTGGAGTCTGAGCTGAAAAACATGCAGGGACTGGTGGAGGACTTCAAGAACAA ATATGAAGATGAAATCAACAAGCGTGCTGGAGTCGAAAACGAATTTGTGCTCCTTAAGAAG GATGTAGATGGAGCCTACATGAACAAAATTGAGTTGGAGGCCAAGGTTGACGCTCTTCAGGATGAAATTAACTTCCTCAGAGCTATCTATGAAgct GAGCTTGCTGAGCTTCAGGGACAGATCAAGGACACTTCTGTCATTGTGGAGATGGACAACAGCCGCAGCCTGGATATGGACTCCATTGTGGCTGAAGTCAAGGCACAGTACGAGGACATCGCCAACAACAGCCGAGCGGAAGCTGAGAAATGGTACCAGTCCAAG TTCCAGGAGATGCAGGCCAATGCAAACCAGGCAGGGGATGACCTTCGTAACACAAAGAGTGAGATTGCTGAGCTCAACCGCATGATTAGCCGCCTTCAGAATGAGATTGAGGCAGTCAAGGGACAG CGTGCCAACCTGGAGGCCCAGATTGCTGAGGCAGAGGAGCGTGGCGAGCTGGCTGTGAAGGACGCCAAGGTCCGCATCAAGGACCTGGAAGAGGCCCTGCAGAGAGCCAAGCAGGACATGGCCCGCCAAGTCCGCGAGTACCAAGAGCTCATGAACGTCAAGCTGGCTCTGGACATTGAGATCGCCACCTACAGGAAACTGCTGGAAGGAGAGGAATCAag GATTGCCTCTGGTGGTGGAAACGCAACCATCCATGTGCAGTCCACAAGCACCAGCTTCG GTGGTGGAAGAAGTGGTGGCGGCGGAGGCGGTGGCGGCGGCTTCGGCGGCGGCTTCGGCGGAGGCTTTGGTGGCGGCATGGGCGGCGGAGGCGGCGGTGGCTTCGGTGGCGGAATGGGCGGCGGCGGCATGGGCTACGGTGGCGGTATTTCCGTGGGCGGCTTTGGCAGTGGCAGCACCTCTAGCATCTCAAAAACAAGAGTCAGCTCATCCTATTCCAGCCGCCGTTAA